From Carassius gibelio isolate Cgi1373 ecotype wild population from Czech Republic chromosome B21, carGib1.2-hapl.c, whole genome shotgun sequence, the proteins below share one genomic window:
- the LOC127985418 gene encoding zinc finger and BTB domain-containing protein 7C: MAHSDEDLIGIPFPNHSNDVLCSLNEQRRDGLLCDVILVVQDQEYRTHRSVLAACSQYFKKLFTVATGSSRESNTHTIYELDFVAPDSLTAILEFAYTSTLTVTASNVKEILSAARLLEIPCIINVCLEIMDTGGGGGDGPPEGEEFEGDDEEDEDEEDEEEMEEEVDSKDGEFEDNNSEKSTQGAENQDELKVWETGRTDSPPCSSQQGAPIPNDQDSQRRQSDTPEAQKPRAPEGLEGRALKDFSIESLLQEGLYPKMPGLERGTGFSPLLPGFYPPMWAAEFPGYPQILEPRHPSHPFPNASLENSPLDLAVKKEVIKEELKDEPTNPILHRDFLKDFMSPGMGITSDPSLGPIKEGAELRSYLSFLSASHLGPLFPPWQLEEERKMKPKASQQCPICNKVIQGAGKLPRHMRTHTGEKPYMCTICEVRFTRQDKLKIHMRKHTGERPYICLHCNAKFVHNYDLKNHLRIHTGVRPYQCEHCYKSFTRSDHLHRHIKRQSCRVSRPRRGRKPSAWRSTNFLFPPDPNALQADRAMRIPAAGGTPLLGKQQPTGGKTLEDVDGDSRETDRKLISEDVNRKRGVFAFAVATEDVLQHPPFYSATSDPWAVRLERAPPIPEAAK; the protein is encoded by the exons ATGGCGCACTCAGACGAAGACCTGATCGGAATCCCCTTCCCAAACCACAGCAACGATGTCCTGTGCAGTCTTAACGAGCAGCGGCGGGACGGGCTGCTTTGTGACGTCATCCTGGTGGTTCAGGACCAGGAGTACCGCACACATCGCTCCGTCCTGGCCGCATGCAGCCAGTACTTCAAAAAACTCTTCACTGTGGCCACCGGCTCCAGCCGGGAGTCCAACACACACACCATCTATGAGCTAGACTTCGTAGCGCCGGATTCGCTGACAGCCATTCTGGAGTTTGCGTACACATCGACGCTGACGGTCACAGCATCCAACGTCAAGGAGATCCTGAGCGCCGCCAGGCTCCTGGAAATTCCCTGCATTATAAACGTGTGTCTGGAAATCATGGACacgggaggaggtggaggagacGGACCTCCGGAAGGAGAGGAGTTTGAGGGAGATGACGAGGAagacgaggatgaagaggatgaggaggaaatGGAGGAGGAGGTCGACTCCAAAGATGGAGAATTTGAGGACAACAATAGCGAGAAATCCACACAAGGAGCTGAAAACCAAGATGAACTCAAAGTTTGGGAGACCGGGAGGACAGATAGCCCACCTTGTAGCTCCCAACAAGGAGCGCCGATCCCAAATGACCAAGATTCTCAAAGACGCCAATCGGACACTCCGGAAGCCCAGAAACCCAGAGCGCCGGAGGGATTGGAGGGCCGGGCACTGAAGGACTTCTCGATAGAGTCTTTACTTCAAGAGGGACTCTATCCGAAAATGCCAGGCCTGGAAAGAGGCACAGGATTCTCGCCCCTTCTCCCAGGCTTCTATCCTCCCATGTGGGCGGCAGAATTCCCAGGCTACCCTCAGATTCTGGAGCCGAGACATCCATCCCACCCTTTCCCCAATGCTTCGCTAGAAAACAGCCCTTTGGACCTTGCGGTCAAGAAAGAAGTCATCAAAGAAGAGCTGAAGGATGAGCCTACAAACCCCATCCTGCACAGAGACTTCCTCAAAGACTTCATGAGTCCAGGAATGGGAATAACCTCTGACCCCAGCCTCGGTCCGATCAAAGAGGGAGCGGAGCTGCGGTCCTACCTGAGTTTTCTTTCCGCCTCCCATCTCGGGCCGCTGTTTCCTCCGTGGCagctggaggaggagaggaagatgAAGCCCAAGGCGTCACAGCAGTGCCCCATCTGCAACAAGGTGATTCAAGGAGCGGGAAAGCTGCCACGGCACATGCGAAcacacaccggagagaagccctACATGTGCACCATCTGTGAGGTCCGCTTCACCAG gCAAGACAAGCTGAAGATTCACATGCGCAAGCACACCGGCGAGAGGCCGTACATCTGCCTGCACTGCAACGCTAAATTTGTTCACAACTATGACCTGAAGAACCACTTGCGCATCCACACCGGCGTGCGGCCGTACCAATGTGAGCACTGCTACAAGAGCTTCACACGCTCCGATCATCTTCACCGACACATCAAGCGTCAGAGCTGCCGCGTCTCACGCCCGCGACGGGGCCGAAAGCCCTCCGCCTGGAGGTCCACCAACTTCCTCTTCCCTCCAGATCCCAACGCCCTCCAAGCAGACAGGGCCATGCGGATCCCTGCCGCCGGTGGCACCCCCTTACTGGGAAAACAGCAGCCTACTGGAGGGAAAACGCTGGAGGACGTCGACGGTGACAGCCGAGAAACGGACAGGAAGCTCATCTCAGAGGATGTGAACAGAAAGCGGGGCGTGTTTGCTTTCGCAGTGGCAACGGAGGACGTTCTGCAACACCCGCCTTTCTATTCAGCGACCTCTGACCCCTGGGCCGTGAGACTGGAACGAGCGCCACCCATTCCCGAAGCCGCAAAGTGA
- the LOC127986187 gene encoding heterogeneous nuclear ribonucleoprotein A/B-like has translation MADAEHQLMETSENGNEESLNGAEAAEEENGSGEGGQINASKGEEDAGKMFVGGLSWDTSKKDLKDYFSKFGEVTDCTIKMDSNTGRSRGFGFILFKDAESVDKVLEQKEHRLDGRQIDPKRAMAIKKELVKKIFVGGLNPETTEEKVREYFGAFGEIETIELPMDTKTNKRRGFVFITFKEESAIKQILEKKYHNVCGSKCEIKIAQPKEIYQQQQYGARGGFGGRGRGRGGPGQNWNQGYNNYWNQGYGNQGYGYGAQQGYGGYGGYGNYDYSADYYGYGGGYDYNQGTPSYGKTPRRGGHQSGYKPY, from the exons ATGGCCGACGCGGAGCACCAGTTGATGGAGACCTCGGAGAACGGGAACGAGGAGAGTCTGAACGGCGCGGAGGCCGCGGAAGAGGAGAACGGGTCCGGCGAGGGAGGACAGATCAACGCCAGCAAGGGCGAGGAAGACGCCGG TAAAATGTTTGTTGGAGGACTCAGCTGGGACACCAGTAAGAAAGACCTAAAGGACTACTTCTCAAAGTTTGGGGAGGTAACAGACTGCACCATAAAGATGGATTCAAACACCGGCCGGTCACGAGGGTTTGGGTTCATCTTGTTCAAAGATGCAGAAAGTGTGGACAAG GTGCTGGAGCAAAAGGAGCACAGGCTAGATGGCCGACAGATCGACCCCAAGAGAGCCATGGCTATAAAGAAAGAGCTCGTCAAGAAGATCTTCGTCGGTGGCCTTAATCCTGAAACCACAGAAGAGAAGGTCCGTGAATACTTTGGGGCCTTCGGAGAG ATTGAAACGATTGAACTTCCAATGGAtacaaagacgaacaaaaggagGGGCTTCGTCTTCATCACTTTCAAGGAGGAATCTGCCATCAAACAGATCCTGGAGAAGAAATACCACAATGTCTGTGGAAGCAAG TGCGAGATCAAAATCGCCCAGCCCAAGGAAATCTACCAGCAGCAGCAGTATGGGGCCCGCGGAGGCTTTGGGGGTCGCGGCAGGGGTCGTGGGG GCCCAGGCCAGAACTGGAACCAGGGCTATAACAACTACTGGAACCAGGGCTACGGGAACCAAGGCTATGGCTACGGTGCCCAGCAGGGCTACGGTGGTTACGGAGGATACGGAAACTATGACTATTCCGCTGACTACTATGGATATGGTGGTGGTTATGATTACA ACCAGGGCACTCCAAGCTATGGGAAAACACCAAGACGTGGAGGCCACCAGAGTGGCTACAAGCCATACTGA